The following proteins are encoded in a genomic region of Vicinamibacterales bacterium:
- a CDS encoding metalloregulator ArsR/SmtB family transcription factor: MISSAALFRLLGDDARLRILRLLEAERLNVSELTAILGIAQSGVSRHLGLLKEAGLVEERKEAGFTFFSLAPALQSGANGFGPIWPVLRAHFDAVAGSPEGRADAARLEEVRRVRRENFDEHGAADEHRQIVPGRSWAAWARALGHLLPELDVADLGCGEGYLTIEASRFARRVIAVDRSEAVLERAKSLAAVKLARRSPGERGEIEWTRGEIENLPLEDESVDVALLSQALHHAEDPDAALREAVRILRSGGRVLLLELRRHEEAWVRERLGDKWLGFEDDELRAMLERAGLSGVKITVGARRARDPFTVLIASGVKAAASS, translated from the coding sequence ATGATCTCGTCGGCGGCACTCTTCCGCCTGCTGGGTGATGACGCGAGGCTGAGGATCCTGCGGCTGCTGGAAGCCGAGCGGCTGAACGTGTCGGAGTTGACCGCCATCCTCGGCATCGCGCAGTCCGGCGTGTCGAGGCACCTGGGTCTGCTGAAGGAAGCCGGGCTCGTGGAGGAGCGGAAGGAGGCCGGCTTCACGTTTTTCAGCCTGGCGCCGGCGCTGCAGTCCGGCGCGAACGGCTTCGGCCCGATCTGGCCGGTGCTCCGGGCGCATTTCGACGCCGTCGCGGGATCCCCGGAAGGGCGCGCGGACGCGGCGCGGCTCGAAGAAGTCCGGCGCGTGCGCAGGGAGAACTTCGACGAGCACGGTGCGGCCGACGAGCACCGGCAGATCGTTCCCGGCCGGAGCTGGGCGGCATGGGCCCGTGCGCTCGGGCATCTGCTGCCCGAGCTGGACGTGGCGGATCTCGGCTGCGGCGAAGGCTATCTGACGATCGAGGCGAGCCGCTTCGCGCGCCGCGTCATTGCCGTCGATCGTTCCGAGGCCGTGCTCGAGCGCGCGAAGTCGCTGGCGGCGGTCAAGCTGGCCCGCCGCAGTCCCGGCGAGCGCGGCGAGATCGAGTGGACGCGCGGCGAGATCGAGAACCTGCCGCTGGAAGACGAGAGCGTCGACGTCGCCCTGCTCTCGCAGGCGCTGCACCACGCCGAGGATCCGGACGCGGCGCTGCGCGAGGCGGTGCGCATCCTGCGTTCCGGCGGGCGCGTGCTGCTGCTGGAGCTGCGGCGCCACGAGGAAGCCTGGGTCCGCGAGCGCCTCGGCGACAAGTGGCTCGGCTTCGAAGACGACGAGCTGCGCGCGATGCTGGAACGCGCCGGACTCTCGGGCGTGAAGATTACCGTCGGTGCGCGCCGTGCGCGCGACCCGTTTACCGTGCTGATCGCGAGCGGCGTGAAAGCCGCCGCAAGTTCCTAG
- the metH gene encoding methionine synthase: MPLNDPRPSALGPRPAAWSALDQALRGRILVLDGAMGTMIQRYKLTEADFRGERFRSHPKDLQGNNDLLILTRPDVISEIHRQYLEAGADIIETNTFSSTSVVQADYNLEALAYELNLEGARLARAACDACTATTPDRPRFVAGSIGPANRTLSISPEVNDPAFRALTFDQLRDAYAEQVRGLIDGGSDVLLLETIFDTLNAKAGIAAIEQVFAEKGVRLPLMISFTITDKSGRTLSGQTLEAFYISVRHAKPFSIGINCALGARDMRPYLADLAAIAECYVSSYPNAGLPNAFGAYEELPAETAELVKDFATSGFVNIVGGCCGTTPDHIHGIAQAVAGIAPRPLPASGSQPFTVLSGLEPLTIRPDSNFQMIGERTNVTGSARFARLIKAGNWAEAAQVAAEQVRGGANIIDVNMDEGMLDSERAMTTFLNYIATEPEIARVPIMVDSSKWSVLEAGLKCVQGKGVVNSISLKEGEADFLAKARAIQRYGAAVVVMAFDETGQADTVDRKVAICERAYKLLTEQAGYDPSDIIFDPNILAIATGLEEHNDYAVNYIEATRIIKQRCPGVKISGGVSNLSFSFRGNDTVREAMHSAFLFHAITAGMDMGIVNAGQLVVYEDIPKDLLEHVEDVIFNRRPDATERLVQFADTVKGSGRKKEADLEWRSRTVEERLAYALVHGAVDFIDQDTEEARQKYPRPLDIIEGPLMDGMKIVGDLFGSGKMFLPQVVKSARAMKKAVAYLEPFMEKEKAARLAADPSAGGAQGRIVMATVKGDVHDIGKNIVGVVLGCNNYEVIDLGVMVPAAKILDTALERGANMIGLSGLITPSLDEMVTVAREMERRKLTLPLLIGGATTSRQHTAVKIAPEYSQPTVHVLDASRVVDVVSAFINDERRGAFVQSNREAQEEIREKYKARSERPLLSYEQAKSNRLQYNWDDHVTATPAFVGRRFLDDVPLQEIARYIDWTYFFSAWELKGRYPAILEHPQYGEAARELHANAQALLKKIVDGKWIRARGVYGFWPAIADGDDIVLYKDEDRREVYARFPMLRQQEHQPDQRPNLSLADFVAPRGSGIPDYLGLFAVTGGIGAEELAKRFEAEHDDYSAIMVKALADRLAEAFATYLHARVREDWGHPDPQTIGAEDLHQERHRGIRPAPGYPACPDHSQKFELFALLQAERQGMGLTEHGAMTPAASVSGFYFSHPQARYFNVGRVGRDQIESYARRRGVAIEEVEKWLSPNLGYEVDLGVKCS; this comes from the coding sequence ATGCCCCTGAACGACCCTCGACCCTCGGCCCTCGGCCCTCGACCCGCGGCCTGGAGCGCACTCGACCAGGCGCTCCGCGGGCGCATTCTCGTGCTCGACGGCGCCATGGGCACCATGATCCAGCGCTACAAGCTCACCGAGGCGGACTTCCGCGGCGAGCGGTTCAGGAGCCATCCCAAGGACCTGCAGGGGAACAACGACCTGCTGATCCTCACGCGCCCGGACGTGATCAGCGAGATCCACCGGCAGTACCTGGAGGCGGGGGCCGACATCATCGAGACGAACACGTTCAGCAGCACCTCGGTGGTGCAGGCGGACTACAACCTCGAGGCGCTCGCCTACGAGCTGAATCTCGAAGGCGCCAGGCTGGCGCGGGCGGCCTGCGACGCATGCACGGCGACGACGCCGGATCGTCCCAGGTTCGTCGCCGGGTCGATCGGTCCGGCCAACCGCACCCTGTCGATCTCGCCGGAGGTCAACGATCCGGCGTTCCGGGCACTGACGTTCGATCAGCTCAGGGACGCCTACGCCGAACAGGTTCGCGGGCTGATCGACGGCGGTTCCGATGTCCTGCTGCTCGAGACGATCTTCGACACGCTGAACGCCAAGGCGGGGATCGCGGCCATCGAGCAGGTGTTCGCCGAGAAGGGGGTGCGCCTGCCGCTGATGATCTCGTTCACCATCACCGACAAGAGCGGCCGCACGCTGTCGGGGCAGACGCTCGAAGCGTTCTACATTTCGGTGCGGCACGCGAAGCCGTTCAGCATCGGCATCAACTGCGCGCTCGGCGCGCGCGACATGCGTCCGTACCTTGCCGATCTCGCCGCGATCGCCGAGTGCTACGTCAGCAGCTACCCCAACGCCGGGCTGCCCAATGCCTTCGGCGCCTACGAGGAGCTGCCGGCCGAGACCGCCGAACTGGTGAAGGACTTCGCCACCAGCGGGTTCGTCAACATCGTGGGCGGATGCTGCGGCACGACGCCCGATCACATTCACGGCATCGCGCAAGCCGTCGCCGGAATCGCGCCGCGGCCGCTGCCGGCTTCCGGCTCCCAGCCCTTCACGGTGCTGTCCGGCCTCGAGCCGCTGACGATCAGGCCCGACTCCAACTTCCAGATGATTGGCGAGCGCACGAACGTCACCGGTTCGGCGAGATTCGCGCGGCTGATCAAAGCCGGCAACTGGGCGGAAGCGGCGCAGGTCGCCGCCGAACAGGTGCGCGGCGGCGCCAACATCATCGACGTCAACATGGACGAAGGCATGCTCGATTCCGAGCGCGCCATGACGACGTTCCTGAACTACATCGCCACCGAGCCCGAGATCGCCCGCGTGCCGATCATGGTCGACAGCTCCAAGTGGTCGGTGCTCGAGGCCGGCCTCAAGTGCGTGCAGGGCAAGGGAGTGGTCAACTCGATCAGCCTGAAGGAAGGGGAGGCGGACTTCCTCGCCAAGGCGCGCGCGATTCAGCGCTACGGCGCGGCCGTGGTGGTGATGGCCTTCGACGAGACCGGCCAGGCCGACACCGTCGACCGCAAGGTCGCGATCTGCGAGCGCGCCTACAAGCTGCTCACCGAGCAGGCGGGCTACGACCCGTCCGACATCATCTTCGACCCGAACATCCTGGCCATCGCCACCGGCCTCGAGGAGCACAACGACTACGCGGTGAACTACATCGAGGCGACGCGCATCATCAAGCAGCGCTGCCCCGGCGTGAAGATCAGCGGCGGGGTCAGCAATCTCTCGTTCTCCTTCCGCGGCAACGACACAGTGCGCGAGGCGATGCACTCCGCGTTCCTCTTCCACGCCATCACGGCCGGCATGGACATGGGCATCGTCAATGCCGGGCAGCTCGTCGTCTACGAAGACATCCCGAAGGATCTGCTCGAGCACGTCGAGGACGTGATCTTCAACCGCCGTCCCGATGCCACCGAGCGGCTGGTGCAGTTCGCCGACACCGTGAAGGGCAGCGGCAGGAAGAAGGAAGCGGATCTCGAGTGGCGCAGCCGGACGGTCGAGGAACGGCTCGCCTACGCGCTCGTCCACGGTGCCGTCGACTTCATCGATCAGGACACCGAGGAAGCGCGCCAGAAGTACCCGCGCCCGCTCGACATCATCGAGGGGCCGCTGATGGACGGCATGAAGATCGTCGGCGACCTGTTCGGCTCCGGCAAGATGTTCCTGCCGCAGGTCGTCAAGAGCGCCCGGGCGATGAAGAAGGCGGTCGCCTATCTCGAGCCGTTCATGGAAAAGGAGAAGGCGGCGCGCCTCGCCGCGGATCCCTCCGCCGGCGGCGCCCAGGGACGCATCGTCATGGCCACGGTCAAGGGGGACGTCCACGACATCGGCAAGAACATCGTCGGCGTCGTGCTCGGCTGCAACAACTACGAGGTCATCGACCTCGGAGTGATGGTGCCGGCCGCGAAGATCCTCGACACCGCCCTCGAGCGCGGCGCCAACATGATCGGCCTGAGCGGGCTGATCACGCCGTCGCTGGACGAGATGGTGACGGTGGCGCGCGAGATGGAGCGGCGCAAGCTGACGCTGCCGCTGCTCATCGGCGGCGCCACGACCAGCCGACAGCATACCGCGGTGAAGATTGCGCCCGAATACTCGCAGCCGACGGTGCACGTGCTCGACGCGTCGCGCGTCGTCGACGTCGTCTCCGCGTTCATCAACGACGAGCGCCGCGGCGCCTTCGTGCAGAGCAACCGCGAAGCCCAGGAGGAGATCCGCGAGAAGTACAAGGCGCGCAGCGAGCGGCCGCTGCTCTCCTACGAGCAGGCGAAGAGCAACCGGCTGCAGTACAACTGGGACGATCACGTGACGGCGACGCCGGCGTTCGTCGGCCGCCGGTTCCTGGACGACGTGCCGCTGCAGGAGATTGCCCGGTACATCGACTGGACCTACTTCTTCTCCGCCTGGGAGCTGAAGGGGCGGTACCCGGCAATCCTCGAGCATCCGCAGTACGGCGAGGCGGCCCGCGAGCTCCATGCGAACGCGCAGGCGCTGCTCAAGAAGATCGTGGACGGCAAGTGGATCCGCGCCCGCGGCGTCTACGGCTTCTGGCCGGCGATCGCCGACGGCGACGACATCGTGCTCTACAAGGACGAGGATCGCCGCGAGGTCTACGCGCGCTTCCCGATGCTGCGGCAGCAGGAGCACCAGCCCGACCAGCGGCCGAATCTGTCGCTGGCCGACTTCGTGGCGCCGCGCGGCAGCGGCATCCCCGATTACCTCGGGCTGTTCGCCGTCACCGGCGGCATCGGCGCCGAGGAACTGGCGAAGCGCTTCGAGGCCGAGCACGACGACTACAGCGCGATCATGGTCAAGGCGCTCGCGGATCGTCTGGCGGAGGCGTTTGCGACCTATCTCCACGCGCGGGTGCGTGAGGACTGGGGTCACCCGGATCCGCAGACCATCGGGGCCGAGGACCTTCATCAGGAACGCCACCGCGGCATCCGGCCGGCGCCGGGCTACCCGGCGTGCCCGGATCACAGTCAGAAATTCGAGCTGTTCGCACTGCTCCAGGCCGAGCGGCAGGGGATGG
- a CDS encoding nuclear transport factor 2 family protein — protein sequence MKIAIRALVLLVLTPGLSFAQDKAALEKTLIANEQKINEAVAKGDKATFSSLVAAGAMSVDKSGFMPIAEFLKVFDQVKIKSWKIDNPQVQWIDANNAIVNYTWTGTGTFMNQPVDSPTLASTLWTKKGTKWTATFHSEIAAAKK from the coding sequence ATGAAGATCGCTATCCGGGCCCTCGTGCTACTCGTACTCACTCCGGGGTTGTCGTTCGCGCAGGACAAGGCGGCACTCGAGAAGACGCTCATCGCCAACGAGCAGAAGATCAACGAAGCGGTTGCGAAGGGAGACAAGGCCACGTTCTCCTCCCTCGTCGCGGCAGGCGCCATGTCGGTCGACAAGAGCGGCTTCATGCCGATCGCGGAGTTCCTCAAGGTCTTCGACCAGGTCAAGATCAAGAGCTGGAAGATCGACAATCCGCAGGTCCAGTGGATCGACGCGAACAACGCGATCGTGAACTACACCTGGACGGGCACCGGCACCTTCATGAACCAGCCGGTGGACTCGCCGACGCTCGCGTCCACGCTGTGGACGAAGAAGGGCACGAAGTGGACGGCGACGTTCCACTCGGAGATCGCCGCCGCGAAGAAGTGA
- a CDS encoding thioredoxin domain-containing protein, producing MKFQTLPATLVLAGFCAGPAAAQLPPTPPGGSPPSVQQQNEEIIKELRTIRALLESVIRQTPPPRPATGKVSNLQGYALGRPDAPLTMVEFTDLQCPYCRQFALTAFDEIRKNWIDTGKLRYISRDFPIDVLHPHAMAAARSARCAGEQGKFWEMRLTLVRNANVLSPDFMTKTAGDLKLDPKAFAACAASSKHDAAIQAELQEGAKLGIDGTPTFVIGRTTPGGIDGPMIVGALPYAQFDAKLKELLK from the coding sequence ATGAAATTCCAGACACTTCCGGCGACGCTGGTCCTGGCCGGCTTCTGTGCAGGGCCGGCCGCGGCCCAGCTGCCCCCGACACCGCCCGGCGGGTCCCCCCCGTCCGTCCAGCAGCAGAACGAGGAGATCATCAAGGAGCTGCGGACCATCCGCGCCCTCCTCGAGAGCGTCATCAGGCAGACGCCGCCGCCGCGTCCGGCCACCGGAAAGGTCAGCAACCTCCAGGGCTACGCGCTCGGCAGGCCGGACGCCCCGTTGACGATGGTCGAGTTCACGGATCTGCAGTGCCCCTACTGCCGCCAGTTCGCGCTGACGGCGTTCGACGAGATCAGGAAGAACTGGATCGACACCGGCAAGCTGCGCTATATCAGCCGGGACTTCCCGATCGACGTGCTGCATCCGCACGCGATGGCCGCCGCCCGCTCGGCGCGGTGCGCCGGCGAGCAGGGGAAGTTCTGGGAGATGCGCCTCACGCTCGTGCGCAACGCCAACGTGCTCTCCCCCGACTTCATGACGAAGACGGCGGGCGATCTGAAGCTCGACCCGAAAGCGTTCGCCGCGTGCGCCGCCTCGTCGAAGCACGACGCCGCGATCCAGGCGGAGCTGCAGGAAGGAGCGAAGCTGGGGATCGACGGCACGCCGACGTTCGTGATCGGCCGCACGACGCCCGGCGGCATCGACGGGCCGATGATCGTCGGCGCGCTGCCGTACGCACAATTCGACGCGAAGCTGAAGGAGCTGCTGAAGTAG
- a CDS encoding M13 family metallopeptidase — protein sequence MTRTRAFAIVLGSAAAALASGSVKLAAQQLPRPPQSEIDVSRSGVDLAALDRAVNPCDDFYKFACGGWMTKHPAPPDQPRYGRFEELQNRNNEILRDILENAARPGAAAASAEMQKVGDYYASCMAEAEIEKKGTAPLAPDLARVDAIKTKNDIPAVVGQMHTVGMTGFFGFGSAPDFKDASQYMLIYGQGGLGLPDRDYYFKEDANSVKLREAYLGHVARMLELGGASAASAAAGAKTVMQIETTLARSALDRVAQRNPSNIYHKMSRDEVKKLMPNFNLSQYLERAEAPAGDSANVTEPDFMKAVDAVIAATSLADLKTYLRWHVIHSNAHMLPARFVDENFNFYNKTLTGAREQRPRWKRCVDAADADLGEALGKIYVERTFGADGKARTVEMVEAIEAALARDIGEITWMSPETKKAAETKLRAVANKIGYPDRWRDYSSLRIVRGDAYGNSQRANLFGYRRQMAKIGKPVDKTEWLMTPPTVNAYYNPLENNINFPAGILQPPFFNKAADDAVNYGAAAAVVGHELTHGFDDQGRRFDAQGNLREWWTPADGKAFEERAACFDKQYSGYTAVGDVKLNGKLTLGENVADNGGLRLAWMALMERLKTRPLGEADGFTPQQRFFIGWAQMWCENKSPEIARLHAQTNPHSPGEYRTNGVVVNMPEFASAFSCSAPAKMVAKEPVCRVW from the coding sequence ATGACACGCACGAGAGCGTTCGCGATAGTGCTCGGGTCCGCCGCCGCGGCGTTGGCCTCCGGCAGCGTGAAGCTCGCGGCGCAGCAGCTGCCGCGGCCGCCGCAGTCGGAGATCGACGTGAGCCGCTCCGGCGTCGATCTCGCGGCGCTCGATCGCGCCGTCAATCCATGCGACGACTTCTACAAGTTCGCCTGCGGCGGCTGGATGACGAAACACCCCGCGCCTCCCGATCAGCCGCGCTACGGACGGTTCGAAGAGCTGCAGAACCGCAACAACGAGATCCTCAGAGACATTCTCGAGAACGCGGCCAGGCCCGGGGCCGCGGCCGCCTCGGCCGAGATGCAGAAGGTGGGCGACTACTATGCGAGCTGCATGGCGGAAGCGGAGATCGAGAAGAAGGGAACCGCGCCGCTTGCTCCCGATCTCGCGCGCGTCGACGCCATCAAGACGAAGAACGACATTCCCGCGGTCGTCGGCCAGATGCACACCGTGGGCATGACCGGGTTCTTCGGGTTCGGATCCGCGCCCGACTTCAAGGACGCGAGCCAGTACATGCTGATTTACGGGCAGGGCGGACTGGGTCTTCCCGATCGCGACTACTACTTCAAGGAGGACGCGAATTCGGTGAAGCTGCGGGAGGCCTACCTCGGCCACGTCGCCAGGATGCTGGAGCTCGGAGGCGCGAGCGCGGCGTCCGCGGCGGCGGGCGCGAAGACGGTGATGCAGATCGAGACGACGCTCGCCAGGAGCGCGCTCGATCGGGTGGCGCAGCGCAACCCGTCGAACATCTACCACAAGATGTCGCGCGACGAGGTGAAGAAGCTGATGCCGAACTTCAACCTGTCGCAGTATCTGGAGCGGGCGGAAGCGCCGGCGGGAGACAGCGCGAACGTCACCGAGCCCGACTTCATGAAGGCCGTCGACGCGGTGATCGCCGCGACGTCCCTGGCCGACCTGAAGACGTACCTGCGCTGGCACGTCATCCACTCGAACGCGCACATGCTGCCGGCGCGCTTCGTCGACGAGAACTTCAACTTCTACAACAAGACGCTGACCGGCGCGCGGGAGCAGCGGCCGCGCTGGAAGCGCTGCGTCGACGCCGCCGACGCGGATCTCGGCGAGGCGCTCGGCAAGATCTACGTCGAGCGGACGTTCGGCGCCGATGGCAAGGCGCGGACGGTGGAGATGGTCGAGGCGATCGAAGCGGCGCTGGCCCGCGACATCGGCGAGATCACCTGGATGTCTCCCGAGACCAAGAAGGCGGCCGAAACGAAGCTGCGCGCCGTCGCCAACAAGATCGGCTACCCGGATCGCTGGCGCGACTACTCGTCCCTCCGCATCGTCCGGGGGGACGCCTACGGCAACTCACAGCGCGCCAACCTGTTCGGGTACCGGCGCCAGATGGCGAAGATCGGCAAGCCGGTCGACAAGACCGAGTGGCTGATGACGCCGCCGACCGTGAACGCCTACTACAACCCGCTCGAGAACAACATCAACTTCCCCGCCGGAATCCTGCAGCCGCCGTTCTTCAACAAGGCAGCGGATGACGCGGTGAACTACGGCGCGGCGGCGGCCGTCGTCGGCCACGAGCTGACGCACGGCTTCGACGACCAGGGACGCCGCTTCGACGCGCAGGGGAACCTGCGCGAATGGTGGACGCCCGCTGACGGCAAGGCGTTCGAAGAGCGCGCCGCCTGCTTCGACAAGCAGTACAGCGGCTACACCGCGGTCGGCGACGTGAAGCTGAACGGCAAGCTGACGCTCGGCGAGAACGTCGCCGACAACGGCGGTCTCCGCCTGGCATGGATGGCGCTGATGGAGCGGCTCAAGACCAGGCCGCTTGGCGAGGCGGACGGCTTCACCCCGCAGCAGCGTTTCTTCATCGGCTGGGCGCAGATGTGGTGCGAGAACAAGAGCCCGGAGATCGCGCGCCTGCACGCGCAGACGAACCCGCACTCCCCGGGCGAGTACCGGACCAACGGGGTCGTGGTGAACATGCCGGAATTCGCGAGCGCCTTCAGCTGCTCGGCGCCCGCGAAGATGGTCGCGAAAGAACCCGTCTGCCGGGTGTGGTAG
- a CDS encoding alpha/beta fold hydrolase produces the protein MRVIMRLLEVLSVYSSDRAAAGLVLAHGAGAGQRSRFMVEASRALAARGVTVATFDFPYMTKGRSVPDKAPVLEASWREAFAAARGHEAFAALPLFIGGKSMGGRIASQVAAQGLDGLAGLVYLGYPLHPPGRPEQRRDAHLPAIREPMLFVQGTRDEFGTSAEIAALLPGLNPRAALHEVEDGDHSFKVRVKIAGRSQDAVLAGIYDAVAAFVRGVAAV, from the coding sequence GTGCGTGTCATCATGCGTCTCCTCGAAGTGCTGTCAGTCTACTCCAGCGATCGCGCCGCAGCCGGACTGGTCCTGGCGCATGGCGCCGGCGCCGGGCAGCGAAGCCGCTTCATGGTCGAAGCGTCACGCGCGCTGGCGGCCCGCGGCGTCACCGTGGCGACGTTCGACTTCCCGTACATGACGAAGGGGCGCAGCGTCCCGGACAAGGCGCCGGTGCTCGAGGCGTCGTGGCGCGAGGCGTTCGCCGCGGCGCGCGGCCACGAAGCGTTCGCGGCGCTGCCGCTCTTCATCGGCGGCAAGTCGATGGGCGGACGCATCGCGTCGCAGGTTGCGGCGCAGGGGCTCGACGGGCTCGCCGGGCTCGTGTACCTGGGCTACCCGCTGCACCCGCCCGGCCGGCCCGAACAGCGCCGCGACGCACATCTGCCTGCCATCCGCGAGCCGATGCTGTTCGTGCAGGGGACGCGCGACGAGTTTGGAACCTCAGCCGAGATTGCCGCGTTATTGCCGGGCTTGAATCCCCGCGCCGCGCTCCACGAGGTCGAGGACGGCGACCACTCGTTCAAAGTCCGGGTCAAGATCGCAGGCCGCAGCCAGGACGCCGTTCTGGCCGGCATCTACGACGCCGTCGCCGCATTCGTCCGCGGCGTCGCCGCGGTCTAG